In Nocardioides dokdonensis FR1436, the following are encoded in one genomic region:
- the cimA gene encoding citramalate synthase has protein sequence MDLHGAFHVYDTTLRDGAQQEGLNLSVADKLSIARQIDGLGVGYIEGGWPGANPKDTEFFRRAVDELDLRHARLAAFGATRRAGLVAADDPQVAALRDSGAGVVTLVAKSHDRHVELALRTTLEENLAMVRDTIAHLRAEGQQVFLDAEHFFDGYRANRDYALEVLRTAFEAGAEVAALCDTNGGMLPPWVADVVHDVVESTGGRVGIHCHNDTGCAVANSLAAIDAGATHVQGTVNGYGERTGNADLVTVVANLELKRERPVLPAGLLSEATRIAHAVAEVTNIAPAARQPYVGTSAFAHKAGLHASAIKVDPDLYQHMDPLGVGNDMRLLVSDMAGRATIELKGRELGFDLSGDSPEAKQLLTRITDRVKALESRGYTFEAADASFELLLAEEVEGERPAYVEVESWRVITETQSGPGLEALSEATVKLRAQGVRYVVTGEGNGPVNALDQALRSAIGQAYPEVAKLELVDYKVRILDQGHGTDAITRVLIETSDGAGTWVTVGVGHNVIEASWEALLDALTFGLRRHHR, from the coding sequence ATGGACCTCCACGGCGCTTTCCACGTCTACGACACGACCCTGCGCGACGGCGCCCAGCAGGAGGGCCTGAACCTGTCGGTCGCCGACAAGCTCTCGATCGCCCGGCAGATCGACGGGCTCGGGGTGGGCTACATCGAGGGCGGCTGGCCCGGGGCGAACCCCAAGGACACCGAGTTCTTCCGCCGCGCGGTCGACGAGCTCGACCTGCGCCACGCACGGCTCGCAGCGTTCGGGGCGACCCGCCGCGCCGGTCTGGTCGCCGCCGACGACCCGCAGGTCGCGGCCCTGCGCGACAGCGGCGCCGGTGTGGTCACCCTGGTGGCCAAGTCCCACGACCGCCACGTCGAGCTCGCGCTGCGCACGACGCTGGAGGAGAACCTCGCGATGGTGCGCGACACCATCGCCCACCTGCGTGCCGAGGGCCAGCAGGTCTTCCTCGACGCCGAGCACTTCTTCGACGGCTACCGCGCCAACCGCGACTACGCCCTCGAGGTGCTGCGCACGGCCTTCGAGGCCGGGGCCGAGGTGGCGGCGCTGTGCGACACCAACGGCGGGATGCTGCCGCCGTGGGTGGCCGACGTGGTCCACGACGTGGTGGAGAGCACCGGCGGGCGCGTCGGCATCCACTGCCACAACGACACCGGGTGCGCCGTGGCGAACTCGCTGGCCGCCATCGACGCCGGTGCCACCCACGTGCAGGGCACGGTCAACGGCTACGGCGAGCGCACCGGCAACGCCGACCTCGTCACCGTGGTCGCCAACCTCGAGCTCAAGCGGGAGCGCCCGGTGCTGCCGGCGGGGCTGCTGAGCGAGGCCACCCGCATCGCCCACGCGGTGGCCGAGGTCACCAACATCGCCCCCGCCGCCCGGCAGCCGTACGTCGGCACCTCGGCCTTCGCGCACAAGGCGGGCCTGCACGCCAGTGCGATCAAGGTCGACCCCGACCTCTACCAGCACATGGACCCCCTCGGTGTCGGCAACGACATGAGGCTGCTGGTCTCGGACATGGCCGGGCGCGCCACCATCGAGCTCAAGGGCCGCGAGCTCGGCTTCGACCTGTCCGGGGACAGCCCCGAGGCCAAGCAGCTGCTCACGCGGATCACCGACCGGGTCAAGGCGCTCGAGAGCCGCGGCTACACCTTCGAGGCCGCCGACGCCTCCTTCGAGCTGCTGCTGGCCGAGGAGGTCGAGGGGGAGCGTCCGGCCTACGTCGAGGTGGAGTCGTGGCGCGTCATCACCGAGACCCAGTCCGGCCCCGGGCTGGAGGCGCTGTCGGAGGCCACGGTCAAGCTGCGGGCCCAGGGGGTGCGCTACGTCGTGACCGGTGAGGGGAACGGTCCGGTCAACGCGCTCGACCAGGCCCTGCGCTCGGCCATCGGGCAGGCCTACCCCGAGGTCGCCAAGCTGGAGCTCGTCGACTACAAGGTGCGGATCCTCGACCAGGGCCACGGCACCGACGCCATCACCCGGGTGCTCATCGAGACCTCCGACGGCGCCGGCACGTGGGTCACGGTCGGGGTGGGACACAACGTCATCGAGGCCTCGTGGGAGGCGCTGCTCGACGCGCTGACGTTCGGCCTGCGCCGCCACCACCGCTGA
- a CDS encoding NADPH-dependent FMN reductase — MTSTRVAVLVGSLRADSLNRRLAEGLVASAPEGVELQIVDGLGDLPFYNEDIDGETPPAAAVRLRESVAAADRVLVVTPEYNGTMPAVLNNAIDWLSRPYGAGALVGTPLGVVGVTPTPYGGRWAHADVVRSAGVAGASVIEDVTVSQSALDVDPLTDPEVQERLASAVRRLVDVAPVAA, encoded by the coding sequence ATGACTTCTACCCGTGTCGCAGTCCTCGTCGGCAGCCTCCGTGCCGACTCCCTCAACCGCCGTCTCGCCGAGGGTCTGGTCGCCTCCGCCCCCGAGGGGGTCGAGCTCCAGATCGTCGACGGCCTCGGCGACCTGCCTTTCTACAACGAGGACATCGACGGCGAGACCCCGCCGGCCGCGGCCGTGCGTCTGCGCGAGAGCGTCGCCGCTGCGGACCGCGTGCTCGTGGTGACCCCGGAGTACAACGGCACCATGCCGGCCGTGCTCAACAACGCGATCGACTGGCTCTCGCGCCCCTACGGGGCCGGCGCGCTCGTCGGCACCCCGCTCGGCGTCGTCGGCGTCACCCCGACGCCGTACGGCGGTCGCTGGGCGCACGCCGACGTGGTGCGCTCCGCCGGTGTCGCCGGTGCGAGCGTCATCGAGGACGTCACCGTCTCGCAGTCGGCGCTCGACGTCGACCCGCTGACCGACCCCGAGGTCCAGGAGAGGCTCGCGTCCGCGGTGCGCCGGCTCGTCGACGTCGCCCCGGTCGCCGCCTGA
- a CDS encoding class I SAM-dependent methyltransferase produces MAPPQSQRALTDAALAHWSDTEAPRWAVESHWRSGLGELWSSVGPRQLALTRSLLASLGRDVPEGRVLEWGCGGGANAVSFAPLCREYVGVDISQHSLDECRDQVLTHTGREIRTVLVDPATPETVVAELGPGTIDLVVCFYVFELLPSSRSATQVLRAVHDLLAADGAAVIQIKYDDGTWTGAARRRDYHRHVAHMTTFKIHEFWAICEQQGLRPHVLTLVPEDELDTRYAYVLLTRSGG; encoded by the coding sequence GTGGCACCGCCACAGTCGCAGCGCGCGCTCACCGACGCGGCGCTCGCGCACTGGTCCGACACCGAGGCACCCCGGTGGGCGGTGGAGTCGCACTGGCGGTCCGGCCTGGGTGAGCTGTGGTCGTCGGTGGGACCGCGCCAGCTCGCGCTGACCCGGAGCCTGCTGGCCTCCCTGGGCCGCGACGTCCCCGAGGGGCGCGTCCTCGAGTGGGGCTGCGGTGGGGGCGCCAACGCGGTGAGCTTCGCCCCGCTGTGTCGCGAGTACGTCGGCGTCGACATCTCGCAGCACAGCCTGGACGAGTGCCGCGACCAGGTCCTGACCCACACAGGTCGAGAGATCCGGACCGTGCTGGTCGACCCGGCCACTCCCGAGACGGTGGTCGCGGAGCTCGGCCCCGGGACCATCGATCTCGTCGTCTGCTTCTACGTCTTCGAGCTCCTGCCCTCATCGCGCTCGGCGACGCAGGTGCTTCGAGCGGTGCACGACCTGTTGGCCGCGGACGGGGCGGCCGTGATCCAGATCAAGTACGACGACGGCACGTGGACCGGGGCGGCGCGGCGGCGGGACTACCACCGCCACGTCGCCCACATGACGACGTTCAAGATCCACGAGTTCTGGGCGATCTGCGAGCAGCAAGGTCTCCGCCCGCACGTGCTCACGCTGGTCCCCGAGGACGAGCTGGACACCCGCTACGCCTACGTCCTGCTCACGCGCTCCGGCGGTTGA
- a CDS encoding amidase gives MSHVHDLTALEQGALVRRGEVSPAELVEHYLDRVARLDDVGAFVHRTAEQARERAVGLGSRPPEGAGPLWGVPTAVKDLNLSAGVRTAFGSAAYDDHVPEISDGVVLSLEAAGLVSLGKTATPEFGSPCYTEPEGHPPAVTPWDRTRMAGGSSGGAAAAVAAGLVPLAQGSDGGGSIRIPASCCGLVGLKPSLGRISGTPVYGDPIGLSTSGPLARTVRDAAALLDVLAGHRTGDPTWAPEPDGTFLDACDREPGRLRIARFIEPVIAETDVDPECHAAWEAASRLLEGLGHEVVDVPVPMSREAVPVFETCWAVLTAMSTAPEGREHLLRPLTRWLSERGRAASGPDLGLAIGAMRRHAAEAVRALAAYDAVLTPTLATVPLPVGALRDDADPAADFEAQKRFTPWTSAWNVTGMPAVSLPLHWSADGLPVGVMLAGRPAGDADLLALAAQVEQAAPWHHRRPPGW, from the coding sequence GTGAGCCACGTCCACGACCTGACCGCCCTCGAGCAGGGAGCACTCGTCCGCCGCGGCGAGGTGTCCCCGGCCGAGCTCGTCGAGCACTACCTCGACCGGGTCGCGCGCCTCGACGACGTCGGTGCGTTCGTGCACCGCACCGCCGAGCAGGCGCGGGAGCGGGCCGTGGGGCTGGGCAGCCGCCCGCCCGAGGGGGCCGGGCCCCTGTGGGGCGTGCCGACCGCGGTCAAGGACCTCAACCTCAGCGCAGGCGTGCGCACCGCCTTCGGTTCCGCGGCCTACGACGACCACGTGCCGGAGATCTCGGACGGGGTGGTCCTCTCCCTGGAGGCCGCCGGCCTGGTCAGCCTCGGCAAGACCGCGACCCCCGAGTTCGGCTCACCCTGCTACACCGAGCCCGAGGGGCACCCGCCGGCGGTCACACCCTGGGACCGCACCCGGATGGCCGGCGGCTCCTCCGGTGGCGCCGCCGCGGCCGTCGCGGCCGGGCTCGTCCCGCTCGCGCAGGGCTCCGACGGCGGTGGCTCGATCCGCATCCCGGCCTCCTGCTGCGGCCTGGTCGGCCTCAAGCCGTCGCTGGGACGCATCAGCGGGACCCCCGTGTACGGCGACCCGATCGGCCTCTCCACCTCCGGCCCGCTCGCCCGCACCGTGCGTGACGCCGCCGCGCTGCTCGACGTGCTGGCCGGCCACCGCACGGGCGACCCGACCTGGGCGCCCGAGCCGGACGGCACCTTCCTCGACGCCTGCGACCGCGAGCCCGGCCGGTTGCGGATCGCCCGGTTCATCGAGCCGGTGATCGCCGAGACCGACGTCGACCCCGAGTGCCACGCCGCCTGGGAGGCGGCCTCCCGCCTGCTCGAGGGGCTCGGGCACGAGGTCGTCGACGTGCCGGTGCCGATGAGCCGCGAGGCGGTGCCGGTCTTCGAGACCTGCTGGGCGGTGCTGACCGCGATGTCGACCGCGCCCGAGGGGCGCGAGCACCTGCTGCGGCCCCTCACCCGGTGGCTCAGCGAGCGCGGCCGCGCCGCCAGCGGCCCCGATCTGGGCCTGGCCATCGGGGCGATGCGCCGGCACGCGGCCGAGGCGGTGCGCGCCCTGGCGGCGTACGACGCCGTGCTGACGCCGACCCTGGCCACGGTGCCGCTGCCGGTGGGCGCGCTGCGCGACGACGCCGACCCGGCGGCCGACTTCGAGGCCCAGAAGCGCTTCACCCCGTGGACCTCGGCCTGGAACGTCACCGGGATGCCGGCGGTCTCGCTGCCGCTGCACTGGTCGGCCGACGGGCTGCCGGTCGGGGTGATGCTGGCCGGGCGCCCTGCCGGCGACGCCGACCTGCTCGCGCTCGCCGCCCAGGTCGAGCAGGCCGCCCCCTGGCACCACCGGCGCCCGCCGGGCTGGTGA
- a CDS encoding CbiQ family ECF transporter T component, whose translation MSSAVLVAVYRPGHTLLHRLPVGVKLAGLAVFSLSVVLVRSMPASGVWLAIALLLAVLARLDLATLLRGARTILLLALVVSAFQWWIDGPAKAVETLVDLLALALAAIVVSATTSVNAMLDAIVRWVGPFRRVGVDPERVALTFSMAIGALPGTVTLALETRDAARARGLGRHPRAYVTPFVIRVVARAHETGDALAARGLGDD comes from the coding sequence ATGAGCAGCGCCGTCCTGGTCGCGGTCTACCGGCCCGGCCACACCCTCCTGCACCGCCTGCCGGTCGGCGTGAAGCTCGCCGGGCTCGCGGTGTTCAGCCTGTCGGTGGTGCTGGTCCGCTCGATGCCGGCCTCCGGGGTCTGGCTGGCGATCGCGCTCCTGCTGGCGGTCCTGGCACGCCTCGACCTGGCCACCCTGCTGCGCGGCGCCCGCACGATCCTCCTGCTGGCACTGGTCGTGTCGGCGTTCCAGTGGTGGATCGACGGCCCGGCGAAGGCGGTCGAGACGCTCGTCGACCTGCTCGCGCTCGCGCTGGCCGCGATCGTGGTCAGCGCCACCACGTCGGTCAACGCGATGCTGGACGCGATCGTGCGCTGGGTGGGCCCCTTCCGCCGGGTCGGCGTCGATCCCGAGCGGGTGGCACTGACCTTCTCGATGGCGATCGGCGCGCTCCCGGGGACGGTCACCCTGGCCCTGGAGACGCGCGACGCGGCCCGGGCTCGCGGTCTGGGCCGGCACCCGCGCGCCTACGTCACCCCGTTCGTCATCCGCGTCGTCGCCCGCGCCCACGAGACCGGGGACGCCCTCGCCGCCAGAGGTCTCGGCGACGACTGA
- a CDS encoding ABC transporter ATP-binding protein, translated as MIELDAAGVAVATPDGDRVLLAPTTLTLGEHRIGVVGANGSGKSTLARLLNGLVVPTTGAVRVDGTDVASRGAAVRRQVAFCFTDPAAQLVMPTCVEDVELSLRRRERHAGRRRELALAVLERYGLAAHADVSVHTLSGGQRQLLALAGVLATDPAVLVADEPTTLLDLANTRRIGDLLLGLEQQLVLVTHDLDLARRCDRVLVVEDGRVVHDGPAAAAVAAYEASVPR; from the coding sequence CTGATCGAGCTCGACGCCGCCGGGGTCGCCGTCGCGACCCCGGACGGCGACCGGGTGCTGCTGGCACCCACCACCCTGACGCTGGGCGAGCACCGCATCGGCGTCGTGGGGGCGAACGGGTCGGGCAAGTCCACGCTTGCCCGGCTGCTCAACGGCCTGGTGGTGCCCACCACCGGCGCGGTGCGCGTCGACGGCACCGACGTCGCCTCCCGGGGAGCCGCCGTCCGCCGCCAGGTCGCCTTCTGCTTCACCGACCCCGCGGCGCAGCTGGTGATGCCGACCTGTGTCGAGGACGTCGAGCTGTCGTTGCGCCGGCGCGAGCGCCACGCCGGACGCCGGCGCGAGCTGGCGCTGGCCGTGCTGGAGCGCTACGGCCTGGCCGCGCACGCCGACGTGTCGGTGCACACCCTGTCCGGTGGTCAGCGCCAGCTCCTCGCCCTGGCGGGCGTGCTGGCCACCGACCCCGCGGTGCTGGTCGCGGACGAGCCCACCACGCTGCTCGACCTGGCCAACACCCGCAGGATCGGTGACCTGCTGCTCGGGCTGGAGCAGCAGCTGGTGCTCGTCACCCACGACCTCGACCTGGCCCGGCGCTGCGACCGGGTGCTGGTGGTCGAGGACGGACGCGTGGTCCACGACGGGCCGGCCGCCGCCGCGGTGGCGGCGTACGAGGCGAGCGTGCCCCGGTGA
- a CDS encoding biotin transporter BioY — protein MTDQTTPSGTPAPATRRRRMTPTDLALVASFAALISAFAYIGAIPVGGAGVPITLQTAGVMLAGCLLGPGRGFLAVALYLALGAIGLPVFAEHSAGLGAMTGASAGYLWSFPIAALVGGLLVKYAAGERGKTRALVVFGCSIAASILVIHPMGIAGLALYLDLSLAEALKIDVLYWAGDLLKTTLVALVAAEVHRAFPQLLRARR, from the coding sequence ATGACCGACCAGACCACTCCCTCCGGCACTCCTGCCCCGGCCACCCGCCGGCGCCGGATGACGCCCACCGACCTCGCGCTCGTCGCCTCCTTCGCGGCCCTGATCTCCGCGTTCGCCTACATCGGTGCGATCCCGGTCGGCGGCGCGGGCGTCCCGATCACGCTGCAGACCGCCGGCGTGATGCTGGCCGGCTGCCTGCTCGGCCCCGGTCGGGGCTTCCTGGCCGTCGCGCTCTACCTCGCCCTCGGTGCGATCGGTCTCCCGGTCTTCGCCGAGCACTCCGCCGGCCTCGGGGCCATGACCGGCGCCAGCGCGGGCTACCTGTGGTCCTTCCCGATCGCGGCCCTGGTCGGCGGCCTGCTGGTGAAGTACGCCGCCGGCGAGCGCGGCAAGACCCGCGCCCTGGTCGTGTTCGGGTGCTCGATCGCGGCCAGCATCCTGGTGATCCACCCGATGGGCATCGCCGGCCTCGCGCTCTACCTCGACCTCTCGCTGGCCGAGGCACTCAAGATCGACGTCCTCTACTGGGCCGGCGACCTCCTCAAGACCACGCTCGTCGCCCTCGTCGCCGCCGAGGTCCACCGCGCCTTCCCGCAGCTGCTCCGCGCGCGGCGCTGA
- a CDS encoding TetR/AcrR family transcriptional regulator C-terminal domain-containing protein: protein MRHHRDDVVRHAIVVLDTYGLADLTMRRLASELDVRPSALYHHFRDKQSLLAAVADELLRRGARPLAAQAWDEQVVELCSGLRDALLAYRDGAELVSTVIAFGLGASQPYDDLVTALAPARLGEELASTAARTLLHFVLGHTLDEQTHLQAGSAGAIGDDPRPRSDFGAGLGLVVDGIRLRSSRGVDARA, encoded by the coding sequence ATGCGCCACCACCGCGACGACGTCGTGCGGCACGCCATCGTCGTGCTCGACACCTACGGCCTCGCCGACCTCACGATGCGACGACTCGCCAGCGAGCTCGACGTCCGGCCCAGCGCGCTCTACCACCACTTCCGCGACAAGCAGTCGCTGCTCGCGGCGGTCGCCGACGAGCTGCTGCGCCGCGGCGCCCGTCCGCTCGCGGCGCAGGCGTGGGACGAGCAGGTGGTCGAGCTGTGCTCGGGCCTGCGTGACGCGCTGCTGGCCTACCGCGACGGCGCCGAGCTGGTCTCTACCGTGATCGCCTTCGGTCTCGGTGCCTCCCAGCCGTACGACGACCTGGTCACCGCCCTGGCCCCCGCCCGGCTGGGCGAGGAGCTCGCATCGACCGCCGCGCGCACCCTGCTCCACTTCGTGCTCGGTCACACCCTCGACGAGCAGACCCATCTGCAGGCCGGCAGCGCCGGTGCGATCGGGGACGACCCTCGGCCGCGCTCGGACTTCGGCGCCGGGCTCGGCCTGGTCGTCGACGGCATCCGCCTGCGCTCCTCACGAGGCGTCGACGCGCGCGCCTGA
- a CDS encoding pentapeptide repeat-containing protein: MGEQWVEDGRTFEGDDWYATDLGAARFTDCTFRDVDLTEARSRGAVFTGCTFETCRFNASTHVDSAFVACTFRGTSFFGATLEGCKLTGSVLERCTLRPMTVRGGQWRGVAMSGANLAGLDLSGVDLRDADLSACDLTGSVLRGADLTGATVREATLVRTDLRGATLDELDLVEARLATTRLDVDGAVLLAEQSGARVDAS; this comes from the coding sequence GTGGGTGAGCAGTGGGTGGAGGACGGCCGGACCTTCGAGGGCGACGACTGGTACGCCACCGACCTCGGTGCCGCCCGGTTCACCGACTGCACCTTCCGAGACGTCGACCTGACCGAGGCGCGGAGCAGGGGCGCGGTCTTCACCGGGTGCACGTTCGAGACCTGCCGGTTCAACGCCTCGACGCACGTCGACTCGGCCTTCGTGGCCTGCACCTTCCGCGGCACCTCCTTCTTCGGCGCCACCCTGGAGGGCTGCAAGCTCACCGGTTCGGTGCTGGAGCGCTGCACGCTGCGGCCGATGACGGTGCGTGGTGGTCAGTGGCGCGGGGTGGCGATGAGCGGGGCCAACCTCGCCGGCCTCGACCTCTCCGGCGTCGACCTGCGCGACGCGGACCTGTCGGCGTGCGACCTGACCGGCAGCGTGCTGCGCGGCGCCGACCTGACCGGCGCGACGGTGCGCGAGGCGACCCTGGTCCGCACCGACCTGCGCGGCGCCACCCTGGACGAGCTCGACCTGGTCGAGGCGCGGCTGGCCACCACCCGCCTCGACGTCGACGGGGCGGTCCTGCTGGCCGAGCAGTCAGGCGCGCGCGTCGACGCCTCGTGA
- a CDS encoding PP2C family protein-serine/threonine phosphatase translates to MTGETGLVPVVAPAADDADDLYHRAPCGYLSTDPDGRILQINRTLATWLGWEVTDLLSRAFIDLLTPGGRIFHETHFAPLLRMHGEAREIAVDLRRRDGTRLPVLVNATMDSTPDGSLGTVRIAVFDATERRRYERELVGAKERAEASEERASMLARTLQETLIPPSPPQIADLDVAAAYRPAGDGSEVGGDFYDVFDLGEDDWFVILGDVCGKGAEAAVVTALVRYTVRALAVGTRQPSLLLEKLNEAVIQHRTDRFCTVVLARLQRQGEGWRAVVSVGGHPAPLLLSADTSARQLDLLGPLVGVMDDATYTDHEVLLGPGDTLLLYTDGVTEASGAAGFFGDDRLLRVVDDGAGGTATEVVDTVLTQVLDFQDGIARDDIALLALGVPLP, encoded by the coding sequence GTGACAGGTGAGACGGGGCTGGTCCCGGTGGTCGCGCCGGCGGCGGACGACGCCGACGACCTCTACCACCGCGCACCCTGCGGCTACCTGTCGACCGATCCCGACGGTCGGATCCTGCAGATCAACCGGACGCTGGCCACCTGGCTCGGCTGGGAGGTCACGGACCTCCTGTCGCGGGCCTTCATCGACCTCCTGACCCCCGGTGGTCGGATCTTCCACGAGACCCACTTCGCCCCCCTGCTGCGGATGCACGGGGAGGCCCGCGAGATCGCGGTGGACCTGCGCCGCCGCGACGGCACCCGCCTGCCGGTGCTGGTCAACGCGACGATGGACAGCACCCCCGACGGGAGCCTGGGCACGGTCCGGATCGCCGTCTTCGACGCCACCGAGCGGCGCCGCTACGAGCGCGAGCTCGTGGGCGCCAAGGAGCGGGCCGAGGCCTCCGAGGAACGGGCCAGCATGCTGGCCCGCACCCTCCAGGAGACCCTGATCCCGCCGTCGCCGCCACAGATCGCCGACCTGGACGTCGCGGCCGCCTACCGCCCGGCCGGCGACGGCTCCGAGGTGGGCGGTGACTTCTACGACGTGTTCGACCTCGGCGAGGACGACTGGTTCGTGATCCTCGGCGACGTGTGCGGCAAGGGCGCGGAGGCAGCCGTGGTCACGGCCCTGGTGCGCTACACCGTGCGTGCCCTCGCGGTCGGAACCCGCCAGCCCAGCCTGCTGCTCGAGAAGCTGAACGAGGCGGTCATCCAGCACCGCACCGACCGCTTCTGCACCGTGGTGCTCGCCCGGCTGCAGCGCCAGGGCGAGGGCTGGCGCGCGGTGGTCAGCGTGGGCGGCCACCCGGCACCGCTGCTGCTGTCCGCGGACACCTCGGCACGCCAGCTGGACCTGCTCGGCCCCCTCGTCGGGGTGATGGACGACGCGACCTACACCGACCACGAGGTCCTCCTCGGTCCCGGCGACACCCTGCTGCTCTACACCGACGGGGTCACCGAGGCCTCCGGGGCGGCCGGCTTCTTCGGCGACGACCGTCTGCTGCGGGTCGTCGACGACGGCGCCGGTGGCACCGCGACCGAGGTCGTGGACACGGTGCTGACCCAGGTGCTCGACTTCCAGGACGGCATCGCGCGCGACGACATCGCCCTCCTCGCCCTGGGCGTCCCCCTGCCCTAG
- a CDS encoding alpha/beta fold hydrolase, which translates to MSALIRHSVSVSGRPDGPPIVFVHGFGCDKNMWRHVAPAFEAEHRVVLMDLMGAGGSDLATYDPERYSTLEGYAADVTEVVRELDLRDAVLVGHSVSAMLVAMTQLAEPERVKALVMVAPSPRYTDTADYTGGFAEEDIDELLESLGSNYLGWSAAMAPAIMGNAERPELGEELTETFCRMDPAIARRFATATFRSDSRDLLPRISAPTLVLQCTNDVIAPISVGEYVAEQVPAGSLVLLEATGHCPNLSAPTQTTAAIDSFVRGLDVVPA; encoded by the coding sequence ATGAGTGCCCTGATCCGTCACAGCGTGTCCGTGTCGGGTCGACCCGACGGGCCTCCGATCGTCTTCGTGCACGGCTTCGGCTGCGACAAGAACATGTGGCGCCACGTCGCTCCCGCCTTCGAGGCCGAGCACCGGGTCGTGCTGATGGACCTGATGGGGGCCGGCGGCTCCGACCTCGCGACCTACGACCCGGAGCGGTACTCCACGCTCGAGGGGTACGCCGCCGACGTCACCGAGGTCGTGCGCGAGCTCGACCTGCGCGACGCCGTGCTGGTGGGCCACTCCGTCTCCGCGATGCTGGTGGCGATGACGCAGCTGGCCGAGCCGGAACGGGTCAAGGCCCTCGTGATGGTCGCCCCCTCCCCCCGCTACACCGACACCGCCGACTACACCGGCGGGTTCGCCGAGGAGGACATCGACGAGCTGCTCGAGTCCCTGGGCAGCAACTACCTCGGCTGGTCCGCCGCGATGGCGCCGGCGATCATGGGCAACGCGGAGCGACCCGAGCTCGGAGAGGAGCTCACGGAGACCTTCTGCCGGATGGACCCGGCGATCGCGCGCCGCTTCGCCACCGCCACCTTCCGCTCCGACAGCCGCGACCTGCTGCCCCGGATCTCTGCTCCCACGCTCGTGCTGCAGTGCACCAACGACGTGATCGCGCCGATCAGCGTGGGCGAGTACGTCGCCGAGCAGGTCCCCGCCGGGTCCCTGGTGCTGCTCGAGGCCACGGGGCACTGCCCCAACCTCAGCGCACCGACCCAGACCACCGCAGCCATCGACTCCTTCGTCCGCGGGCTCGACGTCGTGCCCGCGTGA
- a CDS encoding 3-methyladenine DNA glycosylase translates to MEVLDQREWQARAASHAARVDAFVAPHLARREARVKHPVHDFLFTYYSQRPAQLRRWHPGFGTALRGAAEHAGLKGYAEVNGLVGVTAEHVASQRPLLEATRRLLRATASRPAQLGCFGLHEWAMVYRLDQDETRHADWPLRLGPAGTDAVVESHRISCSHFDAYRFFTGPARPLNTLSPTADDRPDFEQPGCLHAGMDLYKHAFRLTPMISSDLVADCFELAREIRELDMRAAPYDLSDLEVDGRPLEPVRIETAEGKREYAAAQAAFAERGAPLRLRLVRECERLLEEAPAAHQER, encoded by the coding sequence GTGGAGGTGCTGGACCAGCGGGAGTGGCAGGCGCGGGCCGCGTCACACGCGGCCCGTGTCGATGCGTTCGTCGCACCCCACCTGGCGCGCCGGGAGGCACGGGTCAAGCACCCGGTGCACGACTTCCTCTTCACCTACTACTCCCAGCGCCCGGCGCAGCTGCGGCGCTGGCACCCGGGCTTCGGCACCGCGCTCCGTGGGGCGGCGGAGCACGCAGGGCTCAAGGGGTACGCCGAGGTCAACGGACTCGTGGGCGTCACCGCCGAGCACGTCGCCTCGCAGCGCCCGCTGCTCGAGGCGACCCGACGGCTGCTGCGCGCCACCGCCTCGCGCCCGGCCCAGCTGGGCTGCTTCGGGCTGCACGAGTGGGCGATGGTCTACCGCCTCGACCAGGACGAGACCCGGCACGCCGACTGGCCGCTGCGCCTGGGGCCGGCGGGCACCGACGCCGTCGTGGAGTCGCACCGGATCTCCTGCAGCCACTTCGACGCCTACCGCTTCTTCACCGGCCCCGCCCGCCCGCTCAACACGCTCTCCCCCACCGCCGACGACCGGCCCGACTTCGAGCAGCCCGGCTGCCTCCACGCGGGCATGGACCTCTACAAGCACGCCTTCCGGCTGACCCCCATGATCAGCTCCGACCTCGTGGCCGACTGCTTCGAGCTGGCCCGCGAGATCCGCGAGCTCGACATGCGCGCCGCGCCGTACGACCTGAGCGACCTGGAGGTGGACGGCCGCCCACTGGAACCGGTGCGCATCGAGACCGCCGAGGGCAAGCGCGAGTACGCCGCCGCACAGGCCGCGTTCGCCGAGCGCGGGGCTCCCCTGCGCCTCCGCCTGGTGCGGGAGTGCGAGCGGCTGCTCGAGGAAGCCCCCGCAGCGCACCAGGAACGATAG